A stretch of Streptomyces vietnamensis DNA encodes these proteins:
- a CDS encoding DUF7507 domain-containing protein, translated as MSGGLLMAVLLLLPGAGAWAGGVGDGGLRMTVTVNGRADSGTPAAAVRVGAQIVKRYRLVNRSEAHLYGVRVVDPGVPGGSVPCPRRPLAALGEMECVARFPALPGARLATARAEGDVPSLGLRMHATARSGYTGVAGGLALAERVSVGAGGAGRAGRAVGVAPAGTATVTYTVTNRGNRPVHAVRVEDPALRLGPGAVNCDGTVALLAPGASARCTATVRRPPGTHRSTGLATGSDRVATYDAGGRLAPAPTLTARSSATFTIASPRAAAGGAGAGSGGAGGVGGAVGVGGAAAGAVGGGAAGVGGVVGAGGAGGAAGVAGAAGSAGVAGAAGASGAASAAGTAGAASAAGAAGATGAAGAAGAAPGAPGLPGTAPQAPAPPGGIPPGGIPPAAVPPAPSRAAGASTAPAPARVAPPRAVPDVAGVSEAVPRTTTSAARDDEGFLGRLRRRAREAHEFGVVAMLLLLLIPAAIAAALLGNRGH; from the coding sequence GTGAGCGGTGGGCTGCTGATGGCGGTGCTGCTCCTGCTGCCCGGCGCCGGCGCCTGGGCCGGTGGCGTCGGGGACGGGGGGCTCCGGATGACCGTGACCGTGAACGGGCGGGCCGACAGCGGGACGCCGGCGGCGGCCGTACGGGTCGGGGCGCAGATCGTGAAGCGGTACCGGCTCGTGAACCGGAGCGAGGCCCATCTGTACGGGGTGCGGGTCGTCGACCCGGGCGTCCCCGGCGGGTCCGTACCGTGCCCCCGGCGGCCGCTCGCCGCGCTCGGGGAGATGGAGTGCGTCGCCCGTTTCCCGGCCCTGCCCGGGGCGCGCCTCGCCACCGCGCGGGCCGAGGGGGACGTCCCGTCCCTCGGGCTGCGGATGCACGCCACCGCCCGCTCCGGGTACACCGGGGTCGCCGGAGGCCTCGCGCTCGCCGAGCGCGTCTCGGTCGGGGCCGGTGGAGCGGGGCGGGCCGGGCGGGCCGTCGGCGTGGCCCCCGCCGGGACCGCGACCGTCACGTACACCGTCACCAACCGGGGCAACCGGCCCGTCCACGCCGTACGCGTCGAGGACCCCGCCCTGCGGCTCGGCCCCGGGGCCGTGAACTGCGACGGGACCGTGGCCCTGCTCGCCCCGGGCGCCTCCGCCCGCTGCACGGCCACCGTCCGGCGTCCGCCCGGCACCCACCGGAGCACCGGACTCGCCACCGGCAGCGACCGGGTCGCGACCTATGACGCCGGGGGCCGGCTCGCTCCCGCACCGACGCTCACCGCGCGCTCCTCCGCCACTTTCACGATCGCCTCGCCACGGGCGGCGGCGGGGGGAGCGGGGGCCGGTTCGGGCGGGGCTGGTGGGGTGGGTGGAGCTGTTGGGGTGGGTGGGGCTGCCGCTGGGGCGGTTGGCGGGGGTGCTGCCGGGGTTGGTGGGGTTGTGGGTGCTGGAGGGGCTGGAGGGGCTGCTGGGGTGGCAGGAGCGGCTGGGTCAGCAGGAGTGGCTGGTGCTGCCGGAGCATCGGGGGCCGCCAGTGCAGCCGGAACTGCCGGTGCAGCCAGTGCTGCTGGAGCTGCTGGAGCCACTGGTGCTGCCGGGGCCGCTGGAGCCGCGCCCGGGGCCCCCGGTCTTCCGGGCACCGCCCCGCAAGCCCCCGCCCCGCCCGGTGGCATCCCGCCCGGTGGCATCCCGCCCGCCGCCGTCCCTCCCGCCCCGTCCCGGGCCGCCGGTGCCTCCACCGCCCCCGCCCCCGCCCGCGTGGCCCCGCCGCGCGCCGTGCCGGACGTGGCCGGCGTATCGGAGGCTGTGCCCCGCACCACCACCTCTGCCGCGCGGGACGACGAGGGGTTTCTCGGGCGGTTGCGGCGGCGGGCGCGGGAGGCGCATGAGTTCGGGGTCGTGGCGATGTTGCTGCTGCTCCTGATCCCGGCGGCGATCGCGGCGGCTCTGCTCGGCAACCGGGGGCACTGA
- a CDS encoding NHL domain-containing thioredoxin family protein, translated as MNDSAPTPAPRRARVRAPELIGKGGWLNTGGEEPTLADLRGKIVLLDFWTFCCINCLHVLDELRDLEEKHRDTLVIVGVHSPKFVHEAEHQAVVDAVERYEVHHPVLDDPELATWKQYAVRAWPTLVVIDPEGYVVAQHAGEGHANAIRTLVEELEAEHEAKGTLRRGDGPYVAPEPVATDLRFPGKAVVLGNGNFLVSDTTRHQLVELAEDGETVVRRIGEGVFREPQGLALLPGGKVVVADTVNHALRTYDPESGVIELVAGTGKQWWQGSPTSGPALDVDLSSPWDVAWWQGKVWIAMAGVHQLWTYDPETKTVEVAAGTTNEGLVDGPAAEAWFAQPSGLAATEDRLWIADSETSAVRYIDTEGVVHTAVGTGLFDFGHRDGAAEQALLQHPLGVTALPDGSVAVSDTYNHALRRFDPATGEVTTLATDLREPSDAVLVGGDIVVVESARHRLTRLRLPEEAVQVESAAYRTQREATEVAPGRLRLDVVFQAPTGQKLDERYGPSTRLLVSSTPPELLLGGEGTGTDLFRELELNPDVTEGVLHVSAMAASCDDDPANEYPACHVHQQDWGVPVKVTAEGVSRLPLILAGMDEQA; from the coding sequence ATGAACGACTCCGCGCCCACCCCCGCGCCCCGCCGTGCCCGTGTCCGCGCCCCCGAGCTGATCGGCAAGGGCGGCTGGCTGAACACGGGTGGAGAAGAACCCACCCTCGCCGACCTGCGAGGAAAGATCGTTCTGCTCGATTTTTGGACGTTCTGCTGCATCAACTGCCTGCACGTCCTCGACGAGCTCCGGGACCTGGAGGAGAAGCACCGCGACACGCTCGTGATCGTCGGGGTGCACTCGCCGAAGTTCGTGCACGAGGCCGAGCACCAGGCCGTCGTCGACGCCGTCGAGCGGTACGAGGTGCACCACCCCGTGCTCGACGACCCGGAGCTCGCGACCTGGAAGCAGTACGCCGTGCGCGCGTGGCCGACGCTCGTCGTGATCGACCCCGAGGGGTACGTCGTCGCCCAGCACGCCGGTGAGGGGCACGCCAACGCCATCCGGACGCTCGTCGAGGAGCTGGAGGCCGAGCACGAGGCCAAGGGGACGCTGCGGCGCGGCGACGGGCCGTACGTGGCGCCGGAGCCGGTCGCGACCGATCTCCGTTTCCCCGGGAAGGCCGTCGTCCTCGGCAACGGGAACTTCCTCGTCTCCGACACCACCCGGCACCAGCTCGTCGAGCTCGCCGAGGACGGCGAGACCGTCGTGCGGCGGATCGGCGAGGGGGTCTTCCGGGAGCCGCAGGGGCTCGCGCTCCTCCCCGGCGGGAAGGTCGTCGTCGCCGACACCGTGAACCATGCGTTGCGGACGTACGACCCCGAGAGCGGCGTGATCGAGCTCGTCGCCGGGACCGGCAAGCAGTGGTGGCAGGGGTCCCCGACCTCCGGGCCCGCCCTCGACGTCGACCTGTCCTCGCCGTGGGACGTCGCCTGGTGGCAGGGCAAGGTGTGGATCGCCATGGCCGGTGTGCACCAGCTGTGGACGTACGACCCGGAGACGAAGACCGTCGAGGTCGCCGCCGGGACGACCAACGAGGGGCTCGTCGACGGGCCCGCCGCCGAGGCCTGGTTCGCGCAGCCCTCCGGGCTCGCCGCCACCGAGGACCGGCTGTGGATCGCCGACTCCGAGACCAGCGCCGTGCGGTACATCGACACCGAAGGCGTCGTGCACACCGCCGTCGGCACCGGCCTCTTCGACTTCGGCCACCGCGACGGCGCCGCCGAGCAGGCACTCCTCCAGCACCCGCTGGGCGTGACCGCCCTGCCCGACGGCTCGGTCGCCGTCTCCGACACGTACAACCACGCCCTGCGCCGCTTCGATCCGGCGACGGGCGAGGTGACCACCCTCGCCACCGATCTGCGCGAGCCCAGCGACGCCGTGCTCGTCGGCGGCGACATCGTCGTCGTCGAGTCCGCCCGGCACCGGCTGACCCGGCTGCGGCTGCCCGAGGAGGCCGTCCAGGTCGAGTCCGCCGCCTACCGGACGCAGCGCGAGGCCACCGAGGTCGCGCCCGGCCGGCTCCGGCTCGACGTCGTCTTCCAGGCGCCGACCGGGCAGAAGCTGGACGAGCGGTACGGGCCTTCCACCCGGCTCCTGGTGTCCTCGACGCCGCCCGAGCTGCTGCTCGGCGGCGAGGGGACCGGTACCGATCTCTTCCGGGAGCTCGAACTGAACCCGGACGTGACCGAGGGCGTGCTGCACGTCTCCGCCATGGCCGCGTCCTGCGACGACGACCCGGCCAACGAGTACCCGGCCTGCCACGTCCACCAGCAGGACTGGGGCGTCCCGGTGAAGGTCACGGCAGAGGGTGTGTCCCGTCTCCCGCTGATCCTCGCCGGCATGGACGAGCAGGCCTAA